A portion of the Hoylesella buccalis ATCC 35310 genome contains these proteins:
- a CDS encoding AAA family ATPase, whose protein sequence is MIFERKKYLDELIAGRGNGLVKIITGVRRCGKSFLLFEIWHNWLLEHGVTDNHIIEIQLDDFRNKRLRKPDALLDYIDSKVVDDGNPYYISVGGINLVHIQFCQWACC, encoded by the coding sequence ATGATATTTGAACGTAAGAAATACTTGGATGAACTTATCGCAGGACGTGGAAACGGTCTTGTGAAGATTATAACAGGTGTCAGACGATGTGGAAAGTCTTTCCTGCTGTTTGAGATCTGGCATAACTGGCTGTTGGAACATGGGGTGACTGATAATCACATCATCGAAATACAACTTGACGATTTCCGAAACAAACGGTTGAGAAAGCCTGATGCCCTACTCGACTATATAGATTCAAAGGTTGTGGATGATGGCAATCCTTATTATATATCCGTTGGCGGAATTAATTTAGTGCATATTCAATTCTGCCAATGGGCTTGTTGTTAA